A single Lolium perenne isolate Kyuss_39 chromosome 6, Kyuss_2.0, whole genome shotgun sequence DNA region contains:
- the LOC139832588 gene encoding uncharacterized protein: MDSDDEMVALLLEDEQAFDDDLREHLLIIASLQDMLDAEAEKRKRPRRGGSRPGRRKSKPRQRMEGHAMLHNDYFTDGATHADNFRRRYRMSKGLFMNILHGVREFDPYFKLKVDAVGVLGFSSIQKCTAAMRMLAYGAPADTQDDYLRMSESTAIECMYKFCRAVVGKFGKYYLRGPTEEETARIMAQNAARSAIPE, translated from the exons atggacagcgacgatgagatggttgccctgctgctggaggacgagcaagcgttcgacgacgacctgcgggagcatttgctgatcatcgcgtccctccaggacatgcttgacgctgaggcggagaagaggaagaggccgcgccgcggaggatcaaggccgggaagaaggaagtcgaagccccggcagaggatggaggggcatgccatgctgcacaacgactacttcaccgacggggcaacacatgccgacaattttcggcgccggtacaggatgagcaagggcctgttcatgaatatcctccacggcgttcgagagttcgacccctacttcaagctcaaggtcgacgctgtaggcgttctcgggttctcatccattcagaagtgcaccgccgccatgaggatgcttgcatatggagcacctgccgatacacaggacgactaccttcgcatgagtgagtctactgccattgagtgcatgtacaagttttgccgagctgtggtgggaaagtttggcaaatactacttgagagggccaactgaggaagagactgcaaggatcatggcacaaaatgctgccc GATCAGCAATACCTGAATAG
- the LOC127306600 gene encoding uncharacterized protein, with the protein MKAEKAAAVAVVAVGAGAGGGDEWRCRRHPAARSGGGVCPYCLRDRLLRLCPACARVRPCPCASAPAPAPACAASPSSSSSASGDAVGRVHSLIEREHRIARSRSVAASSSAAMGSVAAAAGVGGGTRKARVWGWAPFWRASAKDVSSAEEDEDRLGLARSSSVSATAVEAKAVAAKAAAAKARWGWHFPSPMKAFRHRRSSASLPERG; encoded by the coding sequence ATGAAGGCGGAGAAGGCAGCGGCGGTGGCCGTGGTCGCcgtcggcgccggcgccggcggcggggaCGAGTGGCGGTGCAGGAGGCACCCGGCGGCGAGATCCGGCGGCGGGGTGTGCCCGTACTGCCTGCGCGACCGGCTGCTGCGCCTCTGCCCGGCCTGCGCGCGGGTGCGGCCCTGCCCCTGCGCGTccgcgcccgcgcccgcgcccgcgTGCGCCGCctccccgtcctcctcctcctcggcgtccGGCGACGCCGTCGGCAGGGTCCACAGCCTCATCGAGCGCGAGCACCGCATCGCGCGGTCCCGGTCCGtcgccgcgtcctcctccgccgcgatgggctccgtggccgccgccgccggtgtaGGCGGCGGGACGCGGAAGGCGAGGGTTTGGGGGTGGGCGCCGTTCTGGAGGGCTTCTGCGAAGGATGTCAGCTCtgcggaggaggacgaggacaggcTGGGGCTGGCGCGGTCCAGCTCGGTCTCCGCGACGGCCGTGGAGGCGAAAGCCGTCGCggccaaggcggcggcggccaaggcGCGGTGGGGGTGGCACTTCCCGAGCCCCATGAAGGCGTTCCGGCACCGGAGGTCGTCGGCGAGCCTGCCGGAGCGGGGCTGA